The following are encoded together in the Phaseolus vulgaris cultivar G19833 chromosome 9, P. vulgaris v2.0, whole genome shotgun sequence genome:
- the LOC137821054 gene encoding protein TIFY 10A-like — protein sequence MSSSSEYSEFSGQKPAKSPEKSSFSQTCSLLSQYIKEKGSFGDLTLGMTCNTEPSGSPETSCQSGTTMNLFPTKENNVTPKNLTAMDLLSPQASYRPLEEIPTLVNSSAIKSVSKVNKTAQMTIFYGGQVVVFDDFPAEKANEIMSYARGKPQSQNNSVFTYTQSQPSFPSNLVRTSADSSAPIIPSVNVTNSIHEHSQAPSRPVVCDPPIARKASLHRFLLKRKDRIASKAPYQVPNGVSAESMPWLGLSATSPKI from the exons ATGTCCAGCTCGTCGGAGTACTCTGAATTTTCCGGCCAGAAACCGGCCAAGTCGCCGGAGAAGTCCAGCTTCTCTCAAACTTGCAGTCTCTTGAGTCAATACATCAAGGAGAAGGGTAGCTTTGGAGATCTCACCCTCGGCATGACATGCAACACCGAACCATCTG GGTCACCTGAGACGTCATGTCAATCTGGTACAACTATGAACTTGTTTCCTACCAAGGAAAACAACGTGACACCAAAGAACCTGACAGCCATGGATTTGCTCTCTCCACAAGCTTCCTATCGTCCTTTAGAGGAGATTCCAACCTTGGTCAATTCCAG TGCAATTAAGTCTGTGAGCAAGGTTAACAAAACTGCACAGATGACAATCTTTTATGGTGGACAAGTTGTTGTGTTTGATGATTTTCCTGCTGAGAAAGCAAATGAGATCATGTCCTATGCTAGAGGGAAACCACAGAGCCAGAACAATTCTGTTTTCACATACACACAGAGCCAGCCTTCATTTCCTTCTAATCTGGTCAGAACTTCTGCTGATTCAAGTGCTCCAATTATTCCCTCTGTGAATGTTACCAACTCCATCCATGAACACTCTCAAGCACCATCCAGGCCTGTTGTTTGTG ATCCACCAATTGCTAGAAAAGCTTCACTCCACCGGTTTCTCTTGAAGAGAAAGGATAG AATTGCCTCCAAAGCTCCATATCAAGTACCAAACGGGGTTTCAGCTGAGTCCATGCCATGGCTTGGGTTGAGTGCTACATCACCTAAAATCTGA
- the LOC137821055 gene encoding probable polygalacturonase has translation MVENSGVLGWFLLNPKTPPFASHKTLFAFLWLAALTSLFVWQRNTISGFLVLGGVPVQPPPKLRPVVFCLTEFGGVGDGVTLNTEAFERGVRAISKLGNKGGGQLSVPPGRWLTAPFNLTSHMTLFLARDAVILAIQDEKYWPLMPALPSYGYGREHPGPRYTSLIHGQNLRDVVITGHNGTINGQGQTWWTKYRQKLLNHTRGPLVQILWSSNIVISNITLRDSPFWTLHPYDCKNVTVKNVTILAPVYHAPNTDGIDPDSCEDMLIEDCYISVGDDAIAIKSGWDQYGITYGRPSRNIVIRNLVVRSNVSAGISIGSEMSGGVSNVLVENVLVWESRRAMRIKTAPGRGGYVRQITYRNLVFKNVRVGIVIKTDYNEHPGGGYDPKALPILRDISFINIRGQGVRVPVRIQGSEQIPIRNVTFEDMKVGITYKKKHIFQCAFVQGQVIGTISPAPCDNFDRYNEQGQLVKHAASQNVTDIDYEI, from the exons ATGGTGGAGAATTCAGGGGTGCTCGGCTGGTTCCTCCTCAACCCCAAAACGCCACCTTTCGCTTCCCACAAGACCCTCTTCGCGTTCCTCTGGCTGGCGGCGCTGACCTCGCTTTTCGTGTGGCAGAGGAACACGATCAGCGGGTTTCTGGTGCTGGGTGGTGTTCCGGTGCAGCCGCCGCCGAAGCTGCGGCCGGTGgttttctgtttgactgagTTTGGTGGGGTCGGTGACGGCGTTACTCTCAACACTGAGGCGTTTGAGAGAGGCGTTAGAGCCATCTCCAAGTTGGGGAATAAGGGTGGCGGCCAACTCAGTGTGCCACCTGGACGTTGGCTCACTGCACCCTTCAACCTCACCAGTCACATGACTCTTTTTCTTGCTCGTGATGCTGTTATACTTGCAATTCAG GACGAAAAGTATTGGCCACTGATGCCTGCATTGCCTTCTTATGGGTATGGAAGGGAGCATCCTGGGCCTCGATATACCAGTTTGATTCATGGCCAAAATCTTAGAGATGTTGTCATAACAG GGCATAATGGTACCATAAATGGGCAGGGACAAACATGGTGGACAAAATATCGCCAAAAGCTTCTGAACCACACTAGGGGGCCACTTGTTCAGATATTATGGTCTAGTAACATTGTGATATCAAATATTACTTTGCGTGACTCTCCTTTTTGGACACTTCATCCATATGACTGCAAAAATGTTACAGTGAAAAACGTTACCATATTGGCTCCTGTATATCATGCTCCAAATACCGATGGCATAGATCCTG ATTCTTGTGAAGATATGTTGATAGAGGACTGTTACATAAGTGTGGGAGATGATGCAATTGCAATAAAAAGTGGATGGGATCAATATGGAATTACTTATGGAAGACCTTCCAGGAATATAGTGATTCGAAACCTTGTTGTTCGCTCTAATGTCAG TGCTGGCATCTCAATAGGCAGTGAGATGTCTGGTGGGGTATCCAACGTGCTGGTGGAGAACGTCCTCGTATGGGAATCAAGACGTGCCATGAGAATCAAGACTGCACCAGGAAGAGGTGGATATGTGCGCCAAATAACTTACAGGAACCTAGTTTTCAAAAACGTGCGTGTTGGAATTGTGATAAAGACAGATTACAACGAGCACCCTGGTGGTGGATACGATCCCAAAGCACTTCCAATTCTCAGAGACATAAGCTTCATCAATATCCGTGGGCAAGGAGTTCGTGTGCCAGTTCGAATCCAAGGCAGTGAACAGATTCCAATAAGAAATGTGACATTCGAGGACATGAAGGTTGGCATAACCTACAAGAAGAAGCATATCTTCCAGTGTGCCTTTGTGCAAGGTCAGGTAATAGGGACCATCTCTCCTGCTCCATGTGACAACTTTGATCGGTACAATGAGCAAGGGCAGCTTGTTAAGCATGCTGCTTCACAGAATGTGACAGACATAGATTATGAAATTTGA